In the Pleuronectes platessa chromosome 23, fPlePla1.1, whole genome shotgun sequence genome, GAATATTCTGAGATAACTGGCTATGACAAAAGAGATTTTACTTTGTGCTGGTCCAGAAGAAGGGATGACTCAAACACTCTTCCACTCTGGGTCTGTTCTGTGGTTTTTCATCAATCATCTTCTCGATGAGATCCTTTGCCACCACATCTTGAACGTGGTCCAACGTATACTTCCcctttttaatgtttgacataaGCTCAAAGCGATCATCACCAAAAGGATGGTGTCCACCGGAGAGGATGAAATAAATCAGCATTCCTGCCACCTGAAATGTCAGCAACGCAGTTTAATCAACAACATTTTTAGTTTTCACTGAATCATCAAGTGAATACATGCAACACAAATACTAACCTGTATATCTGTGCTCCATTTGTATGGTGTGTCACCATCTTCTTTTAAAGTTTCGGTGGCCATCCAGCCTTCTGTTCCTGCCCTGCGTGTGTGATAAGTAGTTTGGTTTTTAGGCAAACGTCTGCTTATGCCAAAATCAGCTAATCTTGCCCTTCCGTTCACATCTGTAAGATAAATGGAGTAGATtgatgcagtgaaaataaatctgttggAGCACATGAATTCAAATATTAAGTATATTCTGTTTTGTTATGCTGCATAGGCccattgatgatgtttttaacACGTGATGGATGGTGGCATAGACATAGAAGGTCCCGGAGAAGATGTCAACTGGGAAAGACAAGATCCAATTAGCTTATGACCGTGAGGGCTGACGCCGGTGTCTctaaataaaagcacaaatttTACGCAGTTGAATTTATACACTTTATTCTAGTTCCTGATGCTCTACCCTGATGCCAACCATCACCTGAATGCTTcggacatgttcctgttgtctgACCTGACATGTCAGACCTGAATAatctcctgtctgtgtgtgaaaggcaaagtctgTTGGGTGTCAGGAGTCACTTgtcctgacattctccagagttcatgtttgaaaacagcttcagtgaATTACATTGTTCTATATACTTTTTTTCCTTACTTACCGATCAAAACATTTTGTGGTTTGAGATCTCGGTGGAGAATTTGTGGTTCTTTACAATGAAGTGCCTTTAGACTTTCAAGGACGTCATAGACAAGTTCTTCTGGACGCAGCCTGACATCAGTCCTTCTGATATGTTCTTCCAGGGTGTATTCACAAAGTTGAAGACAAAGATATCCAAAGTTCTCATCTTCTGCAAAGTCAACATATTTCACAACACAGCTGTCGTACAGCTTTGGAAGTCTCAGAAGTACTTCCTCATTCTTCAGCACTTGATAGTTGGTTTTAGACATTCTCTTAATTGCAATTTCTTGGCCGTCACTTTCTCGCAGCCCCAAGAAGACTTCAGTACCATCGCTCCCATTCGCTATGCGAAACTCAACATCACTGATGTAAGCAATGCTTCCAATTCTGGTGACTTTACTTTCATCAGTCTTTAAGCAGTGTACAAGCCTCTCTAATTTTTCCCTCCACCTCTTGCTAATTGGTAGCCAGTTGTGTGTTCCCGATGCTTCAGCTGGAACTGCTGGATCAGTTGAAGCACTGCTAACTTCATCATTTGGGTCTAGGGTCTTTTTCCTTGCCCCTTCACACTCCCCGTTGAGTTTGCTCAAATGATCTTTCAGTCGTCTGAGCACTTCTTTCAGCTTGTCATTCATTTTCATATCTGCATATGCCAGTATCTCCACTGGCACTGACGTTATCCCCGCTGATGTAAAGATGCTAACGGCAAGTTCATCAGACAGCAGGTTTCCAACTATGCCATATGTGTAGACTCGGGTGTCAGAGGAGTATCGATCGTTGACAAAAGGAGCAACTGTCCAGCACAACTTCTCAATAAAACTGAAATGCCAGACATTTGTgacttgtgttttctgtatTATCACATATAGTGTTGACTGAACAGCTTCTAACAGCTCAATATCAGGTGTCGCTTTGTAGCCAAGTCTTTCCAATAGTCTGGGGATGATAACCAGTGCTTGCTCATCTGGTATCTGCGCCATTGTGCAAAAGACTACATGTAAACTTCTTATCGAACAATGTACATGTTCCTGATGAATTTTTGGAAGGCGACTCACTGCCCCTGTAATGAAGGAGTTCAAGTTTCCAGTTTCTTTCAGCCATTTGATGCTTTCTCTGCGGTATTTATCTTCATCTTTCCCAGTAACATTAAAGAGCATTTCAATCATGGTCAGATGAGTCTGAGGATCAACAAATAGCATACGACTGTCAAAAGTTCTAAACACTTCTTCTGGATTTTGTCCATTTAGCACAGCAATTTTCATTTCCACAAAATCCCTTAATTTGGAACATAGTTCATCACCACTGAAAGCCAACCTGAAAATTGTCTGAGCTATTTTATGGTTTAAAGCATGATGTTCAGGTTTAGTCCCTTGTATCAAGTCTACCAGTGCACCAGCAGTGAGGAGCTCTTTCACGACCTCATCCCTGTCCAAAAAGCCGGCCATTTGCAGAGGTGTGACTGGCTGTGGTAACCGTCCGTCTGGATCGGCGCCTGCATCAAGTAACATCCTTGCATAAGCTGCCTGTGCATTGTGCAGTCCAACGCAATGCAAAGTTGTCAAGAACTTTTTGGAAACAGCATTTGGATCGCCTTTCTCCTTTAGAAGGTAAATGACAATATCCCTCTTTTGATATACAAC is a window encoding:
- the LOC128430070 gene encoding uncharacterized protein LOC128430070 isoform X2, producing MEILSQIKLEIPPTSTHPVIQCVIQDDLKSLKKLLRDNNINGLFPCTELDDFITPLIAAVVYQKRDIVIYLLKEKGDPNAVSKKFLTTLHCVGLHNAQAAYARMLLDAGADPDGRLPQPVTPLQMAGFLDRDEVVKELLTAGALVDLIQGTKPEHHALNHKIAQTIFRLAFSGDELCSKLRDFVEMKIAVLNGQNPEEVFRTFDSRMLFVDPQTHLTMIEMLFNVTGKDEDKYRRESIKWLKETGNLNSFITGAVSRLPKIHQEHVHCSIRSLHVVFCTMAQIPDEQALVIIPRLLERLGYKATPDIELLEAVQSTLYVIIQKTQVTNVWHFSFIEKLCWTVAPFVNDRYSSDTRVYTYGIVGNLLSDELAVSIFTSAGITSVPVEILAYADMKMNDKLKEVLRRLKDHLSKLNGECEGARKKTLDPNDEVSSASTDPAVPAEASGTHNWLPISKRWREKLERLVHCLKTDESKVTRIGSIAYISDVEFRIANGSDGTEVFLGLRESDGQEIAIKRMSKTNYQVLKNEEVLLRLPKLYDSCVVKYVDFAEDENFGYLCLQLCEYTLEEHIRRTDVRLRPEELVYDVLESLKALHCKEPQILHRDLKPQNVLIDVNGRARLADFGISRRLPKNQTTYHTRRAGTEGWMATETLKEDGDTPYKWSTDIQVAGMLIYFILSGGHHPFGDDRFELMSNIKKGKYTLDHVQDVVAKDLIEKMIDEKPQNRPRVEECLSHPFFWTSTKKLEYLRKVGNKKEVASRQNGNQELISMGVLYNQWKTKFSPDLLLKMDDKKKPYPENILGLLRFMRNFQEHPPDDAASVDLTSLFPDLFGCVYKFTIMQGWNLEYPLEGMFIPEKTGGANRHEVEPINDEGHVGFAVQCSELLLSQLAISSSVGPTWTD
- the LOC128430070 gene encoding uncharacterized protein LOC128430070 isoform X5, which codes for MEILSQIKLEIPPTSTHPVIQCVIQDDLKSLKKLLRDNNINGLFPCTELDDFITPLIAAVVYQKRDIVIYLLKEKGDPNAVSKKFLTTLHCVGLHNAQAAYARMLLDAGADPDGRLPQPVTPLQMAGFLDRDEVVKELLTAGALVDLIQGTKPEHHALNHKIAQTIFRLAFSGDELCSKLRDFVEMKIAVLNGQNPEEVFRTFDSRMLFVDPQTHLTMIEMLFNVTGKDEDKYRRESIKWLKETGNLNSFITGAVSRLPKIHQEHVHCSIRSLHVVFCTMAQIPDEQALVIIPRLLERLGYKATPDIELLEAVQSTLYVIIQKTQVTNVWHFSFIEKLCWTVAPFVNDRYSSDTRVYTYGIVGNLLSDELAVSIFTSAGITSVPVEILAYADMKMNDKLKEVLRRLKDHLSKLNGECEGARKKTLDPNDEVSSASTDPAVPAEASGTHNWLPISKRWREKLERLVHCLKTDESKVTRIGSIAYISDVEFRIANGSDGTEVFLGLRESDGQEIAIKRMSKTNYQVLKNEEVLLRLPKLYDSCVVKYVDFAEDENFGYLCLQLCEYTLEEHIRRTDVRLRPEELVYDVLESLKALHCKEPQILHRDLKPQNVLIGQEQKAGWPPKL